Sequence from the Betaproteobacteria bacterium genome:
CTCGGGCTCCTGCCCGCCGTGCGTGCCGCAGCCGCCGATGAGCTGATCGTCGCTTCGGGTTATAGTTGCCGCGAGCAGATCGAGCAGCTTTCGCCCCGAAAAGCGATCCACGCCGCGGAGGCGGTGGCGCGGGCACTCGAGCTTTCGCCGGCTGCGGAATCGACGATCGAGCGCCGAACGCACTCAACGACGGAGGCATGACAATGAACGCACCGCGTATCAGCTACGTGCCGCTGGAACAGATGGACGACAGGATGCGGCGCGAGATGCAGCGCTGCGCCGAGTACGGCACGCCGCGCCCGGAGAGCTCGGCGGTGCGCGCGCACGTCCCCGCCTGCTTCTGGAGCTTTGCGAACTCGTGGCAAACGATCTTCCGCGAAGGCGTGTGCGACCACGCGATCAAGGAGCTGTGCCGGCTGTACGTGTCGCGTTCCGTGAAGTGCGAGTTCTGCGGCAACCAGCGCTCGATCAAGGCAGCCCAGTCCGGCGTGCACGAAGCGCAGGTGGACGATCTGGTCAATTTCGAACGATCGGGCAAGTACAGCGAACGCGAAAAGGCGGCTCTTGCGTATGCCGAGGCCATCACCTGGCGCCTGAATGTCGACGACGCGTTCTGGGCGCGCATGCACGAGCATTTCACGCAGGCCGAGCTGGTGGAGATCGGCTGCTTCGTGGCGCTGACGATGGGGCAGCAGAGCTGGCTGCGCCTGCTCGACATCGAGCATCACCA
This genomic interval carries:
- a CDS encoding carboxymuconolactone decarboxylase, whose product is MNAPRISYVPLEQMDDRMRREMQRCAEYGTPRPESSAVRAHVPACFWSFANSWQTIFREGVCDHAIKELCRLYVSRSVKCEFCGNQRSIKAAQSGVHEAQVDDLVNFERSGKYSEREKAALAYAEAITWRLNVDDAFWARMHEHFTQAELVEIGCFVALTMGQQSWLRLLDIEHHQVMAGTPGSMAPGFETPEALARSKASPTYWAKQDATPRKDAA